One Brassica napus cultivar Da-Ae chromosome A1, Da-Ae, whole genome shotgun sequence genomic region harbors:
- the LOC106379214 gene encoding histidine-containing phosphotransfer protein 1, protein MELVQMQKSLQDYTKSLFLDGVLDSQFLQLQQLQDESNPDFVSQVVTLFFQDSDRILNDLSLSLDQQVVDFKKVDPHVHQLKGSSSSIGAQRVKNACVVFRNFCEQQNVEGCHRCLQQVKKEYYLVKNRLETLFKLEQQIVASGGMIPAMELGF, encoded by the exons atGGAGTTGGTTCAGATGCAGAAGAGTTTGCAAGATTACACTAAATCACTCTTCTTGGAT GGGGTTTTGGACAGCCAGTTCTTGCAGCTGCAACAAttacaagatgaaagcaatccAGATTTTGTTTCACAAGTTGTCACTCTCTTTTTCCAAGATTCTGACAGGATCCTCAATGATCTCTCACTGTCCCT AGATCAACAAGTTGTAGACTTCAAAAAAGTTGATCCTCATGTTCATCAACTCAAAGGTAGCAGCTCCAG TATAGGAGCACAGAGAGTTAAGAATGCTTGTGTTGTCTTCCGCAACTTCTGCGAGCAACAAAACGTTGAAGG ATGTCATAGATGTTTGCAACAAGTAAAGAAAGAATACTATCTTGTGAAGAACAGGCTAGAGACTCTGTTCAAG CTCGAGCAACAGATTGTAGCCTCTGGTGGAATGATCCCAGCCATGGAACTCGGATTTTGA